aatgaattaattataaagagCAAAAACAATTTTGCAACTCACAAATTTTAGTAGAAATTTTAACCGTCTcacaatgataaaaattttgccaTTTTCCAATGTCACagtatatcttttattttatggaGTTCAGGAGCTTTTAATCTTAAGTTCAGCCTAGCGAGAAGAAGTGTGGCATGGAATGAAGGAAGCCTTCATGGAAACGTGGCGTTCGCAACTTGTAgccaaattcattttaatttttgtcctagtttgttcattttttgtaaattattgattatttatagAGGGGCTAGAAATTGTGGCTGTATGTTTGCAGGAGATTGTAGGAAATGTGACGAAAGGGGAGGGAGGGGTTTTTTTATGGATAGCGCTGGAATAAAAGTTAAACTCATTCACTTACTCGTAACGTGACTCAAATATGAGTTTTGtacctataaatattttaaatgcaaaatggTCTCAAATAGGAAAATTTGGAAGAAAACGAGGAAATTAAAGGAGTAGGTATCAAACAATTTTGGAGCCTAGCCAACAATAAATtggattttattacatattctataaaatggatataaatacatattctcTTAATGTTGAGATGGAAACGAATTATTTCTGTTTTCAGTTTAAAGCAGATTCGTAAAAATCAATTATGCCCCTTCTCAGTACgcctatgaaaatattttatttatagacattttaaattattttgatagtatTTAACCATGAAGTATTATTTCTTtggcattttttaattattttgttagtaTTTTATTGGCTAAACCTGGCATCTTTGTCTAGACTCTTATTTGAGGGAACAcccagaaaattttcaaaaagttcaaaGGGAGCATATGCACCTTTAATTAGACCTTGTTCTTTAAGATCAGGTAAAGGTTAATTAATTTTCGTTACATGTTACAAATAGAAACTCTTGAGAAAGTTCttcttcacaaaaaatttcagaaaaaatgatGCACTTCAACATTCAAAAGAGCATTTCAAAAGCCGTATTTAATAACTATACACAGTTTAAAACAAgttaatgttattttctttgttGCGTTGATATTTGGTATAgaatcataattgttaattgcgagcaacttttcttggtaacattttgtcaacttataaaaaggaagggtagtttatcaaaaagaaaaatagtgattccaaattttggGCTACCCTgtgcattatttaaaaattttaaaagtccctatatacttttcagaataagcaaaattttttataacgaatgttttttttttttattataaaatgcaaaataagaaaatttacaagtataattACCTCTATCtgtggacacactgtatatatatgatAATCTTCTCACGAGTTCTTGTCTTGCTTTAAAAGGTTGCAGAAACTCAACTATTATTTCTTGGAACCTACTTATTTTGGTGACCTATGTAATTCTTCTCTTTAATGTCTCCATTCCATACATACactgtaaaattttaagaatctgAGCTAACATGAGAGTAAACACATcgttcaattaaataatttgtgaaataaatcgttatattttattttatccatagCAAGCTTTATATGAACTTCAAAATAATCCAGGAACATATTTAAAAGATCCCGAACAGAATTTAGCTGCACAATATGAATGTTGGTTAGAAATAATCAATGATCAACTAACCGAAGACCGTTTAGCCAAACATTTATTAAGTAGTGAAGTTTTAAACCAACAATATTTAGCACTATGCCCCGATCAAGTATCACACGATACATTCTGgaaacgatatttatttaaaaaagcattACTAGAAGACAATATGGCACATCAGGAAGCATTAGAGAAACGACAAAAACGTGAACAAGAAATGCTTTccgaagataatttaaaatgggAATCAGAAGATTTtgcaaataatattgatttaaccGAAGAGGAACAAATCAAATTATTAGAACAATATGAGAATgagttcaaaacaaaatattccaaaaagaatcaaaataatgatgacaataacaaaataaataatgaaaaaaatttaaaaaatgatgaacAAAATTCTTTAGAATCATCACCAATAAAAACACCAAGTGATGTTAGTTTAAATTCAGCTGAAACAAAGTCTAGTTCAAGTAGTTTAGATGGCGAATGGGAATGTGTTACACCTGACAAGATCTAAATACGCTTAAatgctttattaaaatttagcaaTTTCAATCTTACATAAATCTATTATATTGTTGattcttaataataaatgattccctgtttcataattattattactgtcgTTTCGTAAGTTATAGACAAATTATCGacgattaaaaaaatggtaaaattttgaaaaatttaataattatattttttcttaaatgtatttcttttatttacacAAGCCCAAGttgttatgtaattattattattttaaagtaaaaaaaaaaaatgaatattgaacgaaaaattttatattttctttataacttatataaatatatttatatcttaatataattaattattaaatggttatataattgcaaaaaaaaaaatgtttttatgcaaaataaatgtttttttattttaagctcGGTAGTTATTATTTATCCCTTTCGTCTAAAGTAGTTATCGTATATTTAAGGTATATCTAACGGCAAGAGAGAGCATGCTTAGAAAGAAAAAATCTAGTTCCTTAAATAGTAATCGTATTATGACATTAAATCTGTCAACGTTATAACTAATACACTCATATGTTGCTCATCTGTGTACACAATATAGCAAACATCTCATGGTCACAGCACATAAAGTAAATTGAACAACGTTGCTACTTAGCTACACAACAAACAAAATTGTGTTTGACGAATATTTggtctaatttaatttaaaccaaCAGTCATCCGCAACGTTGCGCTTGTGCAATTCACTTCTAAATTAGACTAGATATTCACTTCTAAATTAGACTAGATATATTTGTTGTGTTTTCTTAAACTAAACGGTCAATTACATTCTCTTTAGGCTCTTagcactttcaatttttttatttacatacagtgtgtccacggatagaggaaaattttgcatatttataacttttaaataatgttcagtgaagccaaaaatttggaatcactataaagccaattttaataaaaaaaaaaaaaaaacttttgtaacttggtaatctttgcttaccctcacccttaccaaactacattcttctaaatattatattaaattcaacaaaaatatttgaaaatttatacagtTTTATGTCGTTGAAAACTACATCTTTGTCCACGcatgtcgttagaaataccttaaattatGTGTATTCACTTTTTTAACAGTGAAAGTATAGTTATGTAGTAGAGAGgtgaatataaaatgaattggCAGTTTTCTTATAATACACATTGTAATTAGTTCACACGTATGTAATGCTCTAATAACACGATTAAAGTTCTAATTCTAATAACTAAATTTATACACTTATTAATTTGGAATATGTGCAGATTAGTTCCTTTAACTCATTGGGCATTGGTTTTTTAAGAGCAGTGTTATTTAACGGTCGTAATAAACCAATCTCTGATAGTTTGTATTGCCACCGGAATATTATGACGCCTTACTAACGCCATTGTGATAAACAAATCCAAGCTCTATCAATTAGTCTCTACGAAAATTAAGCCAATTTTAGTATGGTAATAACCCCCCTATATCTTTTAATGTATGTTAATTGGTCCGGTGGGAGAGAAGCGTAGCCGATTATACACTTTTTATAcccgtatatatgaaatatatatatcaaggtatactaattttagtcataagtttgtaacgctttgaaGTACTGAtgataatacaaacaaaattttaggtgttcataaaatcttctaattaGTCCATATCTGTTGTTgagagagaaaaatttttatagcgttcttagaaaatgagtttgagttcgtaaatgagcaacataaatcAATTGGGTCTACGATAATACAATTCAACTTCGCGTTAGTTGTATTATAGTTAGAATTTATATAGAGTAATAAACATTGTCGATAcaaggtatttaaacaattaactcagttaattgtttttgtaattcgtttaaatttaatttttccttttgaTGTGTACGATAATTAAGAAGTGgtaatccaaaaatatttgtatttaaaaatcgtttaaataGAGGATCaagctaaatttttgtatcacttagatgaagaattctcactttacgaatagagaactgaagttggttttttaaaatatttactggtATACAAGATAtgtacgtttaaaattcctaattaaacaaagaggaagatatccactagtgacgtcatacgtgggtatctcCATAGGGATTtcatatgaaattttgttttgctaaaaggagatgggcaaacTTTGAATGctatctttgattgcttataaataacttcttcgttttttaattaattttaaattttgtctagttttacatttttatgggaaaTATGGCCAATTCAACACCAGGATTCcttattgtataattaataattatatacgtAATAGTTgggttaataataaattacaaccACAGCTTTTCAGTGCTAATCggaacaatataatatttatttaataaaaaacgagaaaaaaaataaatacaactctttttgaaacattattttttttacattatttacaaaaaaacgatATTAGCACCTTAATAAatgatgaataaatttatacgaATAACATGTTTTgtgaatttcaaattaatatatacaaggtatgataataatatattacttagtagcaaaaatttatgataataatattaattatcttAGTTCATCAAATAAttcacttaaataataaaaaatttttttaatcattttatttaatttttttgtttttgttttaaattaatgcattttttattaatttgtactttttttttttaattacttaaacttATTAACTAatataaccatttttttttcaatttttgaaattaaattgtggatttttttgcttttttttttaattgcatgtTTTAAGAAACGTCATCACACGCAAATGCCATTTTGAATATGTACGTCATAGCTGCTTTATTTTGTAATCTAAGAACAAATCTATTACTGACTAAAACTGACACTGGGATTaagtttacaagaaaatttattgttctaTCTTTCAAcatgcaattattatttttttaaaagaacgaaaaaacttttcattaatCAATTCTATCAATGTACTAAAACTGATTATCTAAGCGGTAGAAACGATTTTGctaatatttcaaaatggtttatagtttgttaaaattttgaaaataaaatctaatatcCTGGAACGACCTATAGCGAATAACTGAAGGATTATCGTAAGTTGACCTCGGAGGAATTCTATTATTATCAACAATAATTTATggataatttgaatttatttttaaatgagacCGCCCTTacctattttgtattttaaaatacatgatGAGGTAAGTAATCTCATTTCAAAGTAAATTCATTTCACAATTTTTCACTTGGCTCAACACTTTTTTTCGTCTGAacaccaaatttaaaaacaaaaaattatatttaatttattaaaaataaattattcatttaaaagtttaaaacaataGTACTAAAAATCAGACATTTTCATTCGATTATCGATAATTACATTTCTACACCTCCGTAAAATAGTCCACTTAAAATAATTCACCATTAAACGTTCAggcattttattttctataaataaaacaaaatattcccACATGCCGAAATATTGTAAAAGCAAAAACGTTGTCAACTCTTAGATTAAAAGATTATTCTAACAGAAATGATAAATTAAGAATGATATACTAGAAATATCACtaacagtttttaaaactttgaaaaaatgataatatttgtttttaaattagaaaaaaatcgttTGAATACCACGACAAACCTAACAGAAAAGAATTAATTGGAATTAAGAATGTAAAAGAAGATAATTATAATTCGtataagtttgaaaataaattataaagaacaaatcaataattattccACACTCAATTGCTCTAATTAAACACGAGTTTGTGTGAAGATGagatgatatttataaaattttttacattcactATTCATACATACAGTAATTAcgattaattaactaattattacGAGAATGAAACGTTCAAAATGTATTTTGGTAATTAATATGCGTGttactcatattttttaaacttacaatAAAGCCTTACTGGTTGTGTACGACCTAATTTTTATCGGACATTTTTCATCCAACATTGGTATCACTTAAATCAACactaaaaattgtttctattgCTTCGTTGGGTACTTCTTTCAATTGgaatgaaaatatcaaataaattaatcaggCCAATTTCACGATTACGAGAGAAAACGAAGCAACAAACATcacttttaaaacatatttttataaatgacaaGAATAaactctttgtttttttttttttacctaaaacCTAATGATATTTACGAACACGAATTCCTTTTTCGTTTATTcgatattgaattattatatttatctctATTGTCTTTACTATTTTGTCTAATTGGTGAGAAACTACTTTCTCTTTGATTTTTACTACTGTTATTACTGCTActgtattgtttattatttctattttgtcCACCATTTTGTTGTGTACGGTTATTTTCCATTAATGCATGTTCAGCTTTTAGTGCTGTGACAcgtgtattatttaaatgttgacTTGATgttgaaacattttctgttgAGTAATTCATTCCAGTATTTTTTCGTTGATAATGGCGATTAGTACTATCACGATTACGTCGTGACTTTGAATGAGATCGTTGCATTTGACCGCTACCAATTTGTTGAtctttttgtttcttattaCGACCTGGTCCATTTTGATTTAAATGCATGCTCATTTTAGAGGATTGATCATCACTTAAATCTGAATCGTAATTGTTTGGATTATACATTGGATTTGGATATTTACGTGGTTTTTTATCATCATTAAAATTACGTTGATTTGAATGGCGATGTGTTTGGATATCAGGATGGTTGCCAGACAATTCTACACTTAAGCTTGAATCAGACGAACTGGACATTGAAACACGATCATTAGGACGCGGATGATGAATCACTTTTGGTTGATGAATCACATTGTGTGATTTTGATAAATCTGCAATGGCagcttcaaataattttttacccgCGTTTGGTGATGCATTTGATACATTTGGATAACATTTGGCCatgttaaatgttttcaaaggCTGACTTTTCGTTCGATCAATTACTTTTGATGTGTTTAAACTGGTTAAATTTGCAACGGATACTGTGGGAATTTGTGATTCGTTTGTTGAATCTTTTTGATCATGTCGCGACGTCCATCTTGGATGTTTTTGTTGATTACGTTGTGTTCGATTCATGGAAAAAGAGTCGATTTTATTGGCAGTGGTACGATTTTGTTGTCGTGAGTCTGTCGAATCGGGATGTGATTTCATTGTGTTGTGATAATGTCGATTCGCCGAATGTAAATTTGATCCTGTCATTTTGTTACCATATGATTGGCTTTTCATTTGATTACTGTTCGTGTGATGCAATGTTGTATTCGACTGAAACAAAAATtgagatttcaataaatattttagattgaattttaaataaaattaaatagaattctG
This genomic interval from Chrysoperla carnea chromosome 1, inChrCarn1.1, whole genome shotgun sequence contains the following:
- the LOC123305021 gene encoding BSD domain-containing protein 1-like, whose product is MAESNSSKASDNNGNGWSWNSWLSAAKNKSTEVFEFVKKDLEEIGSAVKNEATCMVSNTTHALERTLKLNDSESTASSMKRTFSSFLGQMNTVLNPTPDDSDTEAVIITGDNETQPLTKLQQALYELQNNPGTYLKDPEQNLAAQYECWLEIINDQLTEDRLAKHLLSSEVLNQQYLALCPDQVSHDTFWKRYLFKKALLEDNMAHQEALEKRQKREQEMLSEDNLKWESEDFANNIDLTEEEQIKLLEQYENEFKTKYSKKNQNNDDNNKINNEKNLKNDEQNSLESSPIKTPSDVSLNSAETKSSSSSLDGEWECVTPDKI